The following are from one region of the Pectobacterium actinidiae genome:
- a CDS encoding tyrosine-type recombinase/integrase: MSLNDSKIRNLKSSAKPFKVSDSHGLYLLVNPGGSRLWYLKYRINRKESRLGLGAYPDVSLADARQQRDGIRKLLAQNINPAQQRSAERTTSSPEKTFKTVALSWHKSNRTWSENHAARLLASMNNHIFPIIGHLPVTELKTRHFIDLLKGIEKRGLLEVAARTRQHMCNIMRHAVHQELIEHNPAANLDGIIAPPIKRHYPALPLEKLPELLTRIEGYQQGRELTRLAVSLTLHLFIRSSELRFARWSEIDFRNKIWTIPATRESIPGVRYSGRGAKMRTPHIVPLSSQSITILKQIREISGHQELIFPGDHNPYKPMCENTVNKALRLMGYDTKDEICGHGFRAMACSALMESGLWAQDAVERQMSHQERNKVRAAYMHKAVYLDARKEMMQWWSDYLGICHKSYIPPYVCGKKTK, translated from the coding sequence ATGTCTCTTAACGACTCAAAAATCCGCAACTTAAAATCATCAGCAAAACCCTTCAAAGTTTCCGATTCTCATGGTCTGTACCTTTTAGTTAATCCCGGCGGTTCACGTCTCTGGTATCTCAAATATCGCATCAATAGAAAAGAATCCCGCCTCGGCTTAGGTGCCTACCCTGATGTATCTCTGGCCGACGCTCGTCAGCAACGTGACGGTATTCGAAAATTGCTGGCGCAGAATATCAACCCAGCACAACAGCGATCCGCTGAACGAACCACTTCCTCACCAGAAAAAACCTTCAAGACCGTGGCATTGAGCTGGCATAAAAGCAACCGAACATGGTCAGAGAACCATGCCGCCCGTCTGCTCGCCAGCATGAACAATCATATCTTCCCAATAATTGGACACCTGCCGGTCACCGAACTGAAAACCCGTCATTTCATCGACCTGCTGAAAGGGATTGAAAAAAGAGGTCTGCTGGAAGTGGCGGCACGTACCCGACAGCATATGTGCAACATTATGCGTCATGCTGTGCATCAGGAGTTGATAGAGCACAATCCGGCGGCAAATCTGGATGGCATAATCGCCCCTCCCATCAAACGCCACTACCCTGCCCTTCCGCTGGAAAAACTCCCGGAACTTTTGACTCGCATTGAGGGTTACCAGCAAGGACGAGAGTTAACCCGCCTGGCAGTATCACTCACTCTGCACCTGTTTATCCGTTCCAGCGAACTGCGTTTCGCCCGTTGGTCTGAGATTGATTTCAGAAACAAAATCTGGACCATTCCTGCCACTCGTGAGTCCATCCCCGGAGTCCGCTATTCAGGGCGTGGCGCGAAAATGCGTACCCCGCATATCGTTCCTCTATCCAGTCAGTCCATCACTATTCTGAAACAGATAAGGGAAATCTCCGGGCATCAGGAACTGATATTTCCCGGTGACCATAATCCGTATAAGCCCATGTGCGAAAACACGGTCAACAAGGCGTTGCGCTTGATGGGTTATGACACGAAAGATGAAATCTGTGGCCACGGATTCCGCGCAATGGCCTGTAGTGCCCTGATGGAATCCGGACTGTGGGCGCAGGATGCGGTTGAGCGTCAGATGAGTCACCAGGAGCGCAATAAAGTACGTGCAGCATACATGCACAAAGCTGTATACCTTGATGCCCGAAAAGAGATGATGCAATGGTGGTCCGATTATTTGGGTATTTGCCATAAGTCCTATATTCCACCCTATGTGTGCGGCAAAAAAACGAAATGA